The following coding sequences lie in one Primulina eburnea isolate SZY01 unplaced genomic scaffold, ASM2296580v1 ctg800_ERROPOS100000, whole genome shotgun sequence genomic window:
- the LOC140822329 gene encoding uncharacterized protein: protein MAAITRRFIWLHRDAGPRSYHLYPIHHHFSTFSDPSPDSPGPETDPERQSTSSSYFNDVKASLRRESPPYMRPQMQRKPFSFSNSTPLQSPPSKITSLQEINKNLSEFRRRSAVPPPSSSDQPPSLQELYIKNINSQTDGSNSTTASKYLSTAAGGKVSFDTIRDSLRQLRATNMSQRHQNDSTGKPMDPMSLARFKESLKLKPGEMNVPQLIIGGSDRLPASLIGKDKKDVGGKDNEASSAGRLKFFRPYSFEEMGKKLVSLRPEKKGKWFSLQELNDRLDRMRVLEEKEIEARGSSFLYRELRESLVTINSKSEGLAKRDMHKQYVLSLGGTPSFMLEPPKDHLVEKYFHPDHMSSADKLKLELQKVRDEYKMSESDCGSARVQVAQLTTKIKHLSTLLHKKDKHSRKGLQEMVQRRKKLLRYLRRTDWDSYTLVLSKLGLRDNPDLKA, encoded by the exons ATGGCTGCGATAACCAGACGCTTCATATGGCTTCACCGTGATGCCGGTCCACGCAGCTACCACCTTTACCCCATCCACCACCACTTCTCCACATTCTCTGACCCTTCTCCCGATTCTCCGGGACCAGAAACCGACCCCGAACGTCAATCCACATCATCCTCGTACTTCAACGACGTAAAAGCCAGTCTTCGAAGAGAATCCCCACCATATATGCGACCCCAAATGCAACGTAAACCCTTTTCCTTTTCAAATTCTACACCCCTGCAGTCTCCCCCTTCTAAAATCACTTCCttacaagaaattaataaaaatctcTCCGAGTTCCGCCGCCGTTCTGCTGTCCCACCTCCATCTTCCTCTGATCAACCTCCCTCACTCCAAGAGCTCTACATAAAAAACATAAATTCACAAACTGACGGTTCTAATTCAACCACTGCATCTAAATACCTGTCCACCGCCGCAGGTGGCAAGGTCTCGTTTGACACTATTCGCGACAGCTTGCGTCAGTTGCGGGCCACGAACATGTCTCAGAGACATCAAAATGATTCTACTGGGAAGCCCATGGATCCAATGTCACTTGCAAGGTTCAAAGAAAGCTTGAAGTTGAAACCCGGGGAAATGAATGTGCCTCAATTGATCATTGGAGGCAGTGATAGGTTACCTGCATCATTAATTGGGAAGGATAAAAAGGACGTTGGTGGTAAAGATAATGAGGCTTCTAGTGCAGGGAGATTGAAATTTTTCAGGCCATACAGTTTTGAGGAGATGGGTAAGAAGCTCGTAAGTTTGAGGCCGGAAAAGAAGGGGAAGTGGTTTTCTTTGCAGGAGTTAAATGATAGGCTTGATAGAATGAGGGTGCTTGAGGAAAAGGAGATTGAAGCAAGGGGTTCGTCATTCCTTTACAGAGAATTGAGGGAAAGCCTTGTGACTATTAATTCGAAGTCCGAGGGGCTGGCCAAGAGAGATA TGCATAAACAATATGTTTTAAGCCTTGGTGGAACCCCAAGCTTTATGTTGGAACCTCCAAAGGATCATCTAGTGGAAAAG TATTTTCATCCTGACCATATGTCATCTGCTGACAAATTGAAGTTGGAGCTTCAAAAGGTAAGAGATGAATATAAAATGTCGGAATCAGATTGTGGATCTGCTCGTGTTCAAG TTGCTCAGCTCACCACGAAGATCAAGCATCTGTCAACCCTTTTGCACAAGAAG GATAAGCATTCCCGAAAGGGACTTCAAGAAATGGTTCAGAGGAGGAAAAAGTTATTGAGGTATCTCCGAAGAACCGACTGGGATTCTTACACTCTTGTTCTCTCTAAGCTTGGCCTCCGCGACAATCCAGATTTAAAGGCTTAA